In Lolium rigidum isolate FL_2022 unplaced genomic scaffold, APGP_CSIRO_Lrig_0.1 contig_56750_1, whole genome shotgun sequence, the genomic stretch GAGTCAAGTCAAGTCTCTGAGGCTGAGActcgtgacttggtgacttgactCAGCGACTAGGGCTTGTATAGTCGCCCCAAGTCGCCATGGGCCCATGGCAGTAGAAATAGCACTACACCACGTATTTCTTTCATTTGCATAGCCCACTGACCTGTTATCTATCCTAGCCAGGCCAGCCAGGCCCAGCACGGCCCAACTAAACCTAGCAGCTAAACCTAGCAGCCACCACGTGAAGTCATGAATCCTCCTAGCGCCGCCAGCCAGCAGCCACCACGCAGCCTCGCTCGAGCCTCTCCCCTCGTACCCTCTCCTTCCTCTGCATCGCCGGCGAGGAGCGGCGGCGAGCGGTGAGGagcggcggcgaccggcggcggatGGAGGCAGCCAGCCTCGCAGCCTCGCCGCGCGACCCTCTCCTTCCTCCTAGCGCCGCCGGCCTCGCAACCTCCTGAGCTCTGCACTTTCTCTCCCTTTCTCTCTGAAATCCGGTGGCGGCTCGAGCCTCTCCTCCTGAGCCGCTGTATAGTCGCAGGAAGTCGCCGTTGAGCCAGTGACGTGGCGCGACTTGCTCCGTGAGTCAAGTCGCCTGCGCGACCCAGCCACGCCCCGACGACTCGGCGATTAGTCGGCGATTAGTCGGCGATTAGTCGGCGATTAGTCggcgactcaaaaaccatggTTGTACGTCATGAACTTTGAGTGTATGTGTGTTGATTTGTGTGTTACTTGATGAACTATTTGTGTAAGAATCATTTAGAGACGAGTGTTATGGCATTTGTATCATATATGTTTGCAATTATGAATATTAGACACAAGTTGAAGTGCCCAATTTTACATCATCCAAAAATTTGTGTGTGCCTTATTTTACATCATCTGGAACTGGTGCCCTATATTCCGTGACCTAAAACCCAAAAAGTGGTGCCCTAAAACTGTTTTCAGGTTTCCTATTTTACAtcatctgttggagatgctctacgtGACCAACCATAGATTCCTTTTGGTCAAAGAAATTAACCAGATGATATGGAAAACTGTACCTGTATGCAGCTGcatcagaatttgaccaagtgagcAGGACAACGTAGTGAAAGATCCAGGCTTCGATGATTCCTTGTACTCGGCAACTTGTGTCAAAACTAAGGCCTGTCCTTCCAGCATAGCAGCAATGGTTGATGCTGCCTCAACACGTACCTGTACATAGTTAACTCAGGCCGCGTGACTCACATCCATTATATGCATGAGAATTTGCAAACACAAAAGCACTAATCCAATAGGATCATAATCCATACACATGCCATATACTTTAGCTTGTACTGATGTACACTGCCATGCCAACAAGGGAAGGCTTTTGCAAATAAAAGCTTGGATCCAGTAAGGTAATTGTCGAGAGTCTAGATAACTTTGTAGCAAATATTTAATACAAGGTTTAACGTTTGTGAAGCATCCCCCAAAAAATGATTCAGAATGGCCTAGGTAATTAAGCACCTTCAGTCACTGCAGCCCCAATACAACCAGAACTAACATGGAACGGAGGTAGGCACACATTGTGGAAGGAAGAATAATCAGAAAAGCTAAATTCTATAAAAACAATGATGATGCGCATTATAGCAACCTTGTACCTTTGTGATAGGGTCAAACATCAAACATGTCATCAGAGTTGCTCGATATTTTCTGTACAAGCAAGCAAGGACAAAAGCTACCATTAAATGATATCATGATATTAAGGAAGACATGTGAAATACTGTACAAGTTGCATGAGGaagattttacctttgttgaagaaCGTCGTTCTCAGGTAAGAGTAATGGCCACAGTGAAGTGAGTGACTTTGGGTCAGCACGGCAGATATCCTTCCATAATTCAGAACAGGAGTGAGATAATTTCTTAAATATCATAAAAGCATACTTAATATTCACTTTTTGCATTTGATTGTTAATTAAGTTTTAACAGGAAAATGAGAGTGCCCCTTAACAAATAGAGGGACTGAAATATCCGCATAGATCATGGTTGATGCAGATAGCAAACTGCATGTAGATATTCCTATGAATTGCTAACTTCTGATGTTCCAGGAGTTCTCTTTCATTCGTAAAACTGAAACCATAGCATTATTTTTTCAAAACCAGCATAGGGCAGAGTAATCACACAGATTATCTAATCTGTTAATTATTTGCCTTCAGAACTGTTAGTTATCTATTAAACGGTGCCCTAATCCATCCACTATTCTCAAAAGAAAGGGAAGAGCTGCTCCATACATATCAACTATGAAGGGAATCAGTGTCATTATAGCTCCGTTATTGTCTCATTGCAACTATGATAAGAATGGGAACGTCTGACTTAGAGATAACTGTTGTGGACACATACCTGTATACAAAGGATGGCAGTTAATCTAGCTTTCGAACTCCGGAAACGGTCTCCGTTTTTTGCATGTCCATCAGTATCACTAAGATCTGAATCTGATGAGCCCAAATCATATCGAGAAGATTCACTATCTGAACTTCGATCATCCACTGAATCGTTCCCTCTTCCATCCTTTTTTCGTAAATGAGGTGGTTTATACCGTCCACGCTCAGAAGTCCTGGATTTAAACTCTGTTTTATTTTCCTTTGGAGGTATTGCAGATGGCGAAGCTGACCTTAGCCCATACACAAGAAACATTTGCAAATTTGCCACGAAACCTGCTACCTTGAGGTTTTATGCACGATGTTACAATCAGACAGTGAGAAAACAACATATTTGCTGAAAGCACAGAAATATATTTTCCTTTCTATACTTACATGCCCTGAAAGTGAACCTTTTGGTTCTGAAAGAACCAAATGCAAACAACGAAGAAATGAAGTATAAAATCTGCAGGAAAGTTAGGCTTAGTTTTGACCTTAGCATTTATTCATTTCAAATCAATAAATGGGAAAAAAAAGTACTAACCTTGACATAATGCTACTTTCTATAATAAGATTCCTAGCTGTCACAAAATCGATCACTTTCCTCAAGAGCTGCAGATTGCAAAAGAGAATACTGGAGTTAAAACAGAAAATTAAACATGGTCACATAGCATCTGCACAATATGCATCATTAGATGTTTGGTTGTGGATGTTTCATATTTGGTGCATCATCAACTGACAGACAAAGCCTAGGTGATCAATCATGGGAGAATTAGTAATGCTGCTTAGAGTGTCACATATCAGATGCTACAGTATCTGCCAATTTCCTGGTGCAATAAAAGAGACGTGACTACTAACCTCAACAACAGACAGCCATAAATCTTCTGATATGGTTGATGCAATCTTACATAATATATCTTCCACCATGGAAAATGCAGAGATTTTCATATCCCATGTATTAGAATTTTTATTACTGGTTGATCCAGGAATGTATGAAGATGTGCCAGGGCCATTGGATTTATCTGTCATGTTAAGTTCAGCTTGCAAGCATGATATAATCAAGATAAGAACTCTGAGTACATGTGAATTCTCAGTTAATGAACTACTTCTTCCCAAATCCTTGCTCGAAAACCTGGAAGGAGAGGCAACAATAAGTAGCAACGTAAAGACTAGCCGTGGCTGATGAATTTCAATAAATGTAAACGATGCTAGAGAACAGGTCTGCAAAAACTAATTACATTAACTTTACCACTTCAGGACATCAACAGAAACTTAAGTTTGTCCCTAAGAGCTCCCCCTCATCTAAAGACAACACTAGGGGTAACATCTCCAAAAATTTGTTTGATTCATCATTCACAAAACTACATCTTATTATTAATTTTGTCACACCTTTTCCCTCACACTCCctaacaattcactcttatgagTTTGTTTCATGCCTAACTTGTATTTTGCATAGAAGACACCATAGTCTCCCTCTTCATCTTCTCTCTCCTGCAACTAGGATTTTGGGTCATGTGACAGCTAAAGTTGGCTGATGTGTGCACAGTTGGAGATGCTAAATCCTTCTAGAATTACAAATAAAAATGCGAAAAATGTATTGCAAGTCGCAACTAGCCAACCACACATGTGTTCATGTAACAAACAAAGAAACCCAGTTACAATTATACTGTGAAAACACACATCTAAATCATTATTTTTTTATGAGGAACGTGATGGGGCCAAAGCAGCTTTTCCCCTTGAGATGAGTACAAACCAGCTATACTTCTAATTCAATAACAGTTTAGTCAAAGTATCAACCATGCAACATCATCCCACGTTGTTAATCAACTAGGCTGTTATTACTTGTTCATGGAAATGACAGGAAGCTGATCGCCAAGTATTCTATCATTTAATGTTAATCTAACCTGAGAATTTGCATACACTCGGATAGGGTATTCAGTGCAGCTGTCCTATCAGAAAGGCCCTTAATGCATGCTCCCTCAACTGAGCACTTGACAAGCTCATGAAGAAACTTTAACAGTGCAAGCCAACCAGAAGAGTCGATTTCTGTATTTGTCTTGCACATGACATCATGTATCTGCACAGATGCATTTTCAGTAATTTATAATACATAGAGGAAACAAATAGTTACAGTGAAACTAGTGCAACACGCCACTCTTAACTTGTTGGTCAAACTGACTACACTTAATAGTACAATACGCAGTAGAATCAACTACGAAATTGCCAAAACCATAGCTCCAGATACACATAACCACAGGCGCAGCTCAACAGTGTACATTAGAGCAAAGCTCAAGCCCAACTAATCAGCATTTAAGAACTACATGTCCACGGTTTGATCGAAACTTGAGTACTTCCCAGTACCGCAGGTCACTGATCAGAATGGTCTATCTAGGCTAACATTTTACAGCCCAAAATCTAAAGCAAGCATTTGCAAATGCCAGCGTGTAGTGCGAGATCCCAATCGCGTGGAAGCTCAAAGTCATTACCAGGTGGCATACGCCAGGAAGCACGTCGTCGGCGCCAGCGCAGGGGGGCACCGTCGCGGCTTTTTCCGCGAGGAACACCACATCAGAGCCCACCTGCACACGAAGCGTGAGACCGAGACGAAccaaacgaaacatatgcgagctgAGCGAGAGGGCGGGCACGACCTCGTGAGGGGAGAGCACGGCGGCAGAGGCAACGAGGGAGGGCGAGGCGGGGtacaggaggaggcggcggaggagcgcgaGGAGGGCCGAAGGGGAGGGCGAGGCGACTGACTCGTCGCGGAGGGTGAGGAGCGCGGTGCGCCAGGGCCTTGGGCCGCCTGCCCCggaggtgggagtggaggtggtggaggccatcggccgccgccggcgacttCCTGCGGCGGTGGTTGCTGcctgcggcggcgggattggaactCGGGAGCGTGAAGACAGACAGGTTTGGGCCCCCGAGCCCGAGGGGTTTTGGACTTTTGGCTAGACTTCCGTCAGTGCGTGCAGACCCGGCCTGCAATTCTTAAAAACCCATCCACAAATATCGTCTGTAGGCCCAATGTTTACGGCCCACGGAAAGGAATCCACAAAAGAAACAGCCGCACTGAGGCAACCCATTAACagctgaatttttattttgtccTCCGTTTTTCTTGATAAAGAGTTCTAGAGAATTCGTAAAGCTAATAGGAAAACTCTATTCCCCAGCCGGCTGTAGCTACAGCCGGTCTGGGAGGGCACGCGACGTCTTTTTCTTCCTGCCTCACACCCGCACCACATCGCCCACATGCCCCACCTCCAGCATCCATGCCGTGAGTCGTCGCCTCGACTCGAGCTCCTCTATTGCCGCAGTTCGAGCTCTGAGCACTCTGTTCCGGACACCCTGCTCGGggaccctcatctccatggccgtCGCCACAGTTCCGATGAGCCTCGCATCGCTCGTgctgaaaccaaacggccagaaaAAACATGGTTGTGCATACCATCCGATCCGTCAAACTTCAGGCATGTTCTTCATTTGGAGTTCATCGGCGGAGTCTTCGGGAACTCGACAATTCGACCAGATCAATGGAGACAGGCATCAAGCAGACCATCGTCGTGGCAGGCGTGAGAGAGATCCTAGAACCACCACCTTTATCCATGCCATGCGAGCAACCCCCGCACCACCCGTCGGCCATCTGCCAGATGTGGGATGAACACCACAAACCAGCCAGGCCGGCCGCCTTcgacggagaaggaggccgccgccaccTTGGCCTCCTCGTGTTGCGAGGCTGACCCAGCCTCCAGGTGCCGCCGTCGGAGACGTCAAGGTGCAGCGGGGAAGGAGCGTTTAGTTCGAACCCATTGGGTCCAGATCGGCCTGCCACCACCCACTGCCAGCCCGCATCACCGCTGTCGACGATGGAGCGGACAGATGCCGGTGTCGTACTCCAGATTGTGGCTGAGGAAGATCTGCCGCCACCGCACCACACGGGCTTTGCCCGACGATGTTGCAGGCGGCaccataagagggaggggaggcggGGTGGCCCGAGGCACCGGTGGCTGGGCGTCCAGGTGCGGCGTGCTGCTGCACGAGGACGTGGTATAGATCGCACCTAGGACGGTGTCTATCCTCCCTTTGTATTTTGTAAAtcttaaaaaaaaattatacttaTATATCCTAGATCTATTCTAAAACCAGTTTAAATAACCCTCACAAGTTTGAGGTTTGGGACGTAGCACCCCCTCAACTTTAAACTAACAAAGTCAAATGCGAAGAATTAGGGTAATCTAAAAGTATCGTATGACACCTAGAGGAGGGTGAACAGGTGTTttatcaaattttaattcttttttcaatttaggcttgacacaaaggtaaattatctagatatgcaactatgtgaatttacctatatgacaagatgtaAGCAAGCAATACACAATACAAGATACGAGTAGTAAAGTGCGGTAAAGGATAGAATTAACCGagatggagcacgcggagacacgagggtatgattcccgtagttccttccttgtaaagggaggtacgtctacgttggaggggtgtggtgccaTGCATAAAGTTCTTGGGCGTCAATAATTTCGACCAGGTGCAGAACTGCATTATGCCGTCGACCGAAAGGGGGCCAGAGATATCTTTAATCCAAGAGTTTTCATGAACACCAGCAGCGACAGTGCGGGCATTGACGAGGCTAGAAATACTCTGACCACCAAGCCACCTATCAGTCCAGAAATAAATCCTGGTGCCATCTCCCAGCTTGACACTAGTGGCTGCATGGATCAGGGCATTGATGTGGCGGTTAACCTTAATGGGGAACATTGCCCAAGGTTTTCCAGGATCAACACGCTGAAGCCAGGACCAACGTGCACGGAGAGTCCAGCTCATGTGTTTGAGATCAAGTACACCCATGCAGCCACATACTGAATTATTAGTTGTTAAGCGTTGTTTCAAGTCAGGCAAATTAATGGTAACACGTGGGGTACCAAGCGACAGTCCAAGTGAAGTTGGCACGAAAGGGTTTATGTTGTCCACATGCAAAATCACTATGGTGCTCTCTTGATTTCTCTTTGTATTTTTTGAATCATTATATGCACTGTCCTTTGATACTTCGAAATTTACAATTCCTATGTACACACCTGATTATTTTTCTAGGATGGTAGTGGTGGTCCACTTGTTGATTTTGATGGGAATATTGTTGGGATGAATGACTATCATGATCAGGAAGGGACTCGATATGTGCAAGGAAATAAAATTGTTGAATGTTTGAATGATGTTTGGTTACGGTATGTTATCTAGACTTGGATCATTTAatcatactttttttttgttctgtTCATGAAAAATCAATCATATGAATGATGTATACATTATGATGAGATCACTGCATTCTGCAGTCGGGAGGAAATACGAAAATATTGTTTGCAAAACTTTTCCAGTGCTTTGAAGCGCCATCTAGAAGGTGAGCTAAGAACAATCACTCTTTAATGCTTCTAAATTATGCACCAACATGCTACTCCTCGCCATTTTCCATCAGTGATGCAAGGTCAGTTTATGTCTGATAATCAGTTTTTACATATATGGAAATACTCCAGAATAGAACTCATCAGTGTTTTTCAATATAGGTAACTCCAATCAAAGTAGCTCAATTAGGGAAAGTGAGAATAAGAACAAGAGCCATGGTGTATCTTCTGTTCCTGAGGCACAAGGTGAATCAAGCCAGAGTAAATTTTATGTTAAGATAATGTTAAACTTCTGATCATTACTGACACATTGCCATTAATGCCTTCATCTTGTAACACCAGAACTCATTGAGGATGAACCTGCACTCGAACTGATTGGCAATGAATATAAGCATCTGCGTGCTCTAGATCCCTAGCCATCTGATGGTATGCCTATCGTTTTCCTGATCCTGACTTTTTCTTCGTCATGAGTTGTTTCACCTTGCTGCAACAGAACTCATGTTTATTTTGCCTATCTTACTCATTGTCATGAATACTTCACCTTGTCCACTAGACTTTACAAAGGTAGTAAATGATGTCTTAAAGTATGATGGTTATCCCTTGCCAGCTTATGCCGATGGTGAGTTTTAATGAAATTGCTTCACTGCCATCCCATTTAACTGTTGTATTATGTTTATTTAACCAGGAGGCATGCATTTGGAAGGTGATTTTGAAGAGGAATTTGGCAGAGATATCTTGAGTGGACCCGCTAGAAGAGTTGCTTCAAAGATGTCTGAATGTGTTGTTGCACTCGCTTCATACAATGGTGATTGTACTATTATTAGCTTGTTATCttccagaaactcaattcggctcccgggtgcgtatgatccctctaccgtaaaaacatattttcatgtgttaaaaaattttgacaaaaaattttacatgtacatcttcataatatatgtgtattcgtcaagtttcacgaaaaaatgatattttttgcagtctaagcgaaaaagagaaaatttatcttgtgacaagtctttgtttcagcaccgaattttgtcttttttacacacgccacatgacatgtcgatttttcttgaaacgactttgtgagcgcgtagcacatgaaaatgTACGTGCGAaacttttatttcaatttttttgacattttaaatgtgtctaaaatgtatttcaaaataaagggagcatatgctcccatgtgccaaaacatcactcccgttaTCTTCTATTTATTATATTTATATGATTTCTGGTTAAAAATTTAAATACACTTTGCAGACACGGAGAGACATTTTGCTTGCACAGGTGTATTTATAGACTGCAATGAATCCAGTACACGAATTCTGACTTCAGCAAGCTTGCTTAGAACTTCTGGTGATGAAAACAAGATTATTGATAACTTGCGGGTTTGTATTACTAGACTACTagtctttatttacttacttgttcaTTAAGGCACTTGTTAAGTCTCATTTCATCATTGCAGATTGATGTGTGCCTTCGAGGTGGGAAATTGCAAAAATACGATTTCTCCCATAATGTtgcttgtaagggtattttacccttatccattattttggtaactatgacaccgtgctagtgtatttggactaatacatgtctacaagatgattcccagatattagccaaagaggtataatggtgtatcaatggaacaagaaggcaacggaAGACCCCCacacttcgatgaaaaatcaacaaAGTTTTCCAGAGcctggccggtcccagacccggtcagaccggccctggcaccggaccacccggtcgccaaccgggcccagcacctgtgccatccgggcagaTTCCAGTAAAGGAGGGCGAGCACTTCGGTCtgcgtccggtcgccagcccggtttggaccggctgctctggtccatggcccggtcggaCTGGGCTCCAGATCGAGCgacccggtcgccaaccgggcccaGCATCTGTGCCATCCGGGCGTGATCCAGTAACCTCAGAAGCATgaccggtcaagacccggtcccagctccggttggaaaccggccggcccggtcactggcccggtcgaaccggcctgtggaccggcctgtccggcgccaaatccgatcgaccgggttcctcgaggaatctgctgatgtgtcaagtgggcaacggccagatttcgaagaacactataaaaagTCCTTCTCCTACCTATGaaaagttaggcactacactacaagctgttcttgagctctctctctcatactccattgctagaaacaccaaaagcctcagatctccctcctcctccacccaaactcaaatccctccggggaaacgatagaggaggacccgatctactgttctaccaagccaaatgtcattcccccttgtattcatcaagaagcttgctctctagggttccttggaaaccctaggtgggcaagagtggttcgGAAGCATCcgagctgtggatttgctccgggcaagattgtgaaggtttggaggctacctcaaagtctaccacaagtgagtgagctattccttcgtgggataggctccggagaatagggtgagccttcgtggcgtggggaacacGGGaacacatcctcgtctccgcgtgctatcggttatctctaaccgaactccttacttgtgatttaactgcctgtgagagccttcgtgctcgagttagttgtatcctcatataggttgtatcacttagtttgcattaggctcacctttatattccgcaaagcctaatattgcaaagaaagaattaaaatctgtagaaacctattcacccccccccctgtaggtttaccatctctatactttcaattggtatcagagcctggactcttattaagggcttcaccgccttaagagtgagatggataaaatcttcgagggtctagatgaagactctaacttttcggttaaagagatgaaatctagattcttggcatatgatgccgagaagaagaaaaaggaggatgagctacaaagccaaatggcgagatgatgtctgccatgcttaagaacttgactagtgggcctcctagtgcggcttcggcttctctagcgagttaccatgaagtcaaccatgactatcccaaaaacacttcacccatgcctcatataaaccatagtgggaatgttccccattttgatggaactcactttcctttttggaaatttgctatggaatctcatattcgcagctgcagtgtggagttatgggagatcattgttcatggataccgggagccacaagatcccattcggttgacctccaccgaattctacaaccgtcaactcaatgcctccgcacgtgacaagattagaagtggcatcaaccgcaagcttcttgatcaagtcaatgacattgactccgctaaagagttgtgggatcggaacgtagtactccaagagggaaccgatttgatccaatcagctctttatgagaccgcaaagcaagaggcccaccagttcatgattcgagatggagaatccgtggccgatgcctatgctaggcttggtgctcttagagtaagggtcaagggacttggagttgagaagtacaatgacggcttcgagatgaatgaagcattcataaagtccaaggtcattgctatgattgcggtcaagcaacaagacaccaaccttgcactcaacttgcaaatcatgaccaagagtgccaatCTGAACTCCGataatctagtctcctatgtggccgccaatgaaaacatggccaaggcgggaaaaaggctcatggcaatgaaccgtgttgatgaag encodes the following:
- the LOC124681793 gene encoding uncharacterized protein LOC124681793 yields the protein MASTTSTPTSGAGGPRPWRTALLTLRDESVASPSPSALLALLRRLLLYPASPSLVASAAVLSPHEVGSDVVFLAEKAATVPPCAGADDVLPGVCHLIHDVMCKTNTEIDSSGWLALLKFLHELVKCSVEGACIKGLSDRTAALNTLSECMQILRFSSKDLGRSSSLTENSHVLRVLILIISCLQAELNMTDKSNGPGTSSYIPGSTSNKNSNTWDMKISAFSMVEDILCKIASTISEDLWLSVVELLRKVIDFVTARNLIIESSIMSRFYTSFLRCLHLVLSEPKGSLSGHVAGFVANLQMFLVYGLRSASPSAIPPKENKTEFKSRTSERGRYKPPHLRKKDGRGNDSVDDRSSDSESSRYDLGSSDSDLSDTDGHAKNGDRFRSSKARLTAILCIQDICRADPKSLTSLWPLLLPENDVLQQRKYRATLMTCLMFDPITKVRVEAASTIAAMLEGQALVLTQVAEYKESSKPGSFTTLSCSLGQILMQLHTGTVFHIICGSGGEARAATGFQRERERKCRAQEVARPAALGGRRGSRGEAARLAASIRRRSPPLLTARRRSSPAMQRKERVRGERLERGCVVAAGWRR